AGTGATGACCGGGAAAACAATCAAGGGTGATGGTGTTCATGTCGTCCCCGTGGAGCTTGCAGGTATTGATGCTCATGGCCAGGTTATTCCTCATGCCCGGGCCAAAATTGTATTGGCTTCCCGCTTGCCGGGTCGCAAGAATGCAGCTGAAAAATTGACTCTGTCTGCTTATCCTCATTCAATCAGTCAGATTTATCAACCTGAACGCCTCTTTCACGGCGAAGATTTTCAGGGTATCCGTAAAGTTCTTGGGTGCTCAGTTGACGGCATCAGTGCTCTGGTGAGTCCCGCCCCGTTGCCGAGCCGCTGGATAACGGAACCATTACGCAACTCCTGGCTTGCAGATCCTCTGACTCTTGACAGCAGTTTTCAGATGCTGATTTTGTGGAGTTTTGAACAGTATCAGGCCGGTTCTCTTCCCGTTTACGCCGGACGGTATCGACAATATCAACAAAAATTCCCCGAAAATGATGTCGAGATCAGAGTTCACGTTGTCAAACAGAATCATCAACGAGCCACTGCCGATATTGACTTCGTTGATTCTCTGAGTGGTCTTTTGGTTGCCCGGTTGGAAAATTATGAATGCGTCATTGACGCATCTTTAAATCTAACATTCCAGCGCAATAAGTTGACTGGAGTTGCCTGAAAATGCTGCACGCAAAATCTGTTGCTATTGTCGGGGTCGGTGGGTTGTTTCCAAGTTCACCGACCCTGGATCGTTTCTGGGATAATATTGTTGGCAATGTTAACACGTCTCGTAAACCGCCTAAAGATCGTTGGCTCCTTTCTGCTGATGACATCTATGATCCACAGGTTGGTGCCGCGGATAAAGTCTATTCTCAAAAAGCCTGCTTTCTTGATGATGAACTCATAACAACACAAATTCCGGGGTTGGATATTGATCCCGATTTTTTGTCTTCGCTGGATCCCATGTTTCGGCTTCTGTTGCGCGTTGGTCAGGAAACCTGCTCTTCAGTGAGCGGGAATAAGATTAATCGTAGTCGTGCTGGTATCATTGTCGGCAATCTGGCTCTTCCGACCGAGAAGTCGTCGGCACTGGCCAGGGATTTTCTCGGGCGCACCTTTCTGGAAAAACTGTCCGGGCAAAAACATTCTCTCAATGAGCAACCCGTTGCCCCTATTAATCATTATGTCGCCGGTCTTCCGGCCGGACTTCTGGCTAAAGCTCTCGGCTTTGAAGGAACCTGTTTTACTGTCGATGCAGCCTGCGCTTCCTCCCTGTATGCCATCAAACTTGCGGTTGATGAACTTCAGTCAGGTCGAGCTGATGCCATGCTTGCCGGGGGGCTATCTCGTCCTGATTCACTCTATACGCAAATGGGTTTTTCCCAATTGAGGGCGCTGTCTCCAAATGGGACCTGTTCTCCTTTTGACCAGTCAGGTAACGGACTTGTTGTTGGTGAGGGCTGTGGACTGGTTTTGCTGAAAAGGGTTCAGGATGCCTTACGTGATGGTGATCATATCCATGCGGTTATCCGTGGAATCGGATTATCCAATGACCTGGGAGGCAACCTTTTGGCTCCTGCTTCGGAAGGGCAGCTGAGAGCAATGCGAGCGGCCTACCAACAGGCAGGATGGGAACCCGACGATGTTGATCTGATTGAATGTCACGCTACAGGAACGCCTGTTGGTGACGCGGTTGAATTCTCAAGTTTACAGCAGTTGTGGAAAGAAAGCGGTCGCCATTCAGGGCAGTGTGTGATCGGCTCGGTCAAAGCGAATATCGGACATTTATTGACGGCTGCCGGATCTGCCGCAATGATAAAAACCCTTTTGGCGATAAAGAAGCAAACGTTACCACCAATGGCTAATTTTGATCATCCGGCAGCCGGAATTGATCTTGAAAAAAGCCCGTTTCGTATTCTCAACAAAGCGAAACGGTGGGAATCCAGAAAATCCGGATTGCCGCGTCGTGCCGCCGTCAGTGCGTTCGGTTTTGGTGGGATTAATGCTCATCTATTGCTTGAAGAGTGGATTGCCCAGGACATACCCAAATCTACAGTCAGGCTGCACCCCTCTTTTCAACAGAAACGGCAACCCGTTGCCATTGTTGGTATGGCTGCACAGTTCGGACCCTGGAAAAATCTTCAGGAATTTAAGCATCGGGTTCTTGGCGGCGTTGATGATTACAAACCTGAAACCCCGATTCATTGGTGGGGTGCGCAGAACAGTGCCTGGTATCGACAGGCTGGGTTCGATAAAGCTGATTTTCGTGGATTTTTTATCCCTGAGGTCTCCACTGTTCCTGGTGAGTTTCGTATCCCACCAAAAGAACAGGAGGAAATGCTTCCGCGGCAGATGCTGATGTTGAAAATCGCTGCTGCAGCGCTTGAAGATGCCCGGGTGTCGGACAAAGATCTCCTGTTTGCTGGAGTCTTTATCGGTAGCGGTCTGGACCTGAATGCAACGAATTTCAGTTTTCGCTGGGGGCTGCAAAAATATGCTCGAAAGTGGGCCACTGATCTGGGTCTTCATCTGGATGAACAAAGGTTTGCAGAATGGCTGAATAAATTACGTGATATTGCCGGTCCGCCATTGACAGCAAACCGGACAATGGGAGCTTTAGGAAGTGTTGTTGCCAGTCGGATAGCCAAGGAATTTCGTATCGGTGGACCCAGCTTTACCCTGTCAGGCGAAGAAAATTCAGGACTGAGGGCCCTTGAAGTCGGCATCCATTCTCTTCAGGAAGGTTCAATCAATCGCGCCATTGTCGGTGCTGTTGACTTGGCCGGTGATCTTCGCTCAGTTTTGAGTCAGGCGGGTGAAAACGTGTCGAGTCGTGGATTGATCGGTGAAGGAGCTGCTGCCGTTATTTTAAAACGTCTCGAAGATGCCCGGCAGGATGGCGATCGCATATATGCCGTTATTAATGGTATTGGTTCTGCCATCGGCGGTGCAATTGACAGTCATAGCGTTGCGGAAAAAAGCTATGGCAAAGCCATTGACGTCGCCTGTCAAAACAGCAATGTTGCTGCAAATACCATTTCTTATTTTGAAGCAGACGGGAGTGGCCAACCTGTTAGTGACACACTGGAAATAAAAGCCATAAAAGATGTCAGTCGTCAGAATCCCCACAGTTTCCGCTGTAAAATCGGTACGGTCAAAACTGAGATTGGCCATACGGGTGCCGCTGCAGGATTGGCCTCGCTGGTAAAAACAGCACTCTGTCTTCAGCAAAGAATTTTTCCTCCCGTCAACAACTTGAACTTCTTAAATTCCGCACAAACCCTGGTGTCAACAGGGGCACAATACTGGTTGCACAATAATGCAGATGGCCCGCGAAGGGCGATGGTCAGTGGCGTTGGTGGTGATGGTTCTTGTTCTCATGTCATTCTGGAAGAAGCCGGTGGTAAATCTCAGGGTGAGAATCCTCAGGAGTTCTGTCGTCCCCTGGGCCGATTGCCGGAAGGTTTATTTGTTATTGAAGCGCCGACCGTTGAAAAGCTTGTACAGAAAATAGAATTATTGCGCCAATTCTCCCAGTCTCATAAAGATCATGACATTGATACGTTAGCGCGGCAATGGTTTCTGGAGAACCCTCTTGATCCCGCTTTGCCGCATTGTCTGAGTATCATCTCCGATAATGCTGAAAATCTTCTTTCTCAGTTGACTTTTGCCCGGCAGAGCATTGAACAAAATCCTCACCAGTCGATTGGTGTTGAGAAAGATTTAATTCTGAATCCTGCTGCGCGTGATCGTATTTTTTATTCAGCAAAACCCGTCGGTGTTGATGGAAAAGTGGCTTTTGTTTTTCCTGGATCCGGGAACCATTACGCAGGAATGGGTCGTGAATTGTCGGCTTTCTGGCCTGAAATTTATCGGGATCAGGATAAACACAATCAATATCTTGCTGATCAATATCTTCCTGAGTATTTCTGGAAAGATGAATTGGCGGAATCAACCCAGGAAAATCACAATGCCCTGGTGATTTCTCACGTTGCTCAATGTACTGCTCTCAATGATTTACTGCGTTACTTTGGTATTCAACCAAAGATGATCAGTGGTTACAGCCTGGGGGAATCTGCCGGACTTTTCTCTTCCGGAGCCTGGAAAAATCGTGATGGAATGTTGCAACGCCTGCAAGAATCTCCTCTTTTTACTGATGAGCTTGCCGGAGAATGTCGTGCAGCGAAACGGATCTGGGGCTTAAGACCTGACCAGTCTGTTGACTGGGTTCTGGGGATCGTTAACCGGCCTGCCCAGGCGGTGAGAGAATGTTTGCAGGGCAAAAAACAGGTTTATCTTCTCATTGTCAATACCCACCGGGAGTCGGTCATTGGTGGCCATCGAGATCAGGTTGAACAACTTGTCTCTGAACTGGGCTGCCATTTTATCACTCTGCATGGCGTGACAACCGTCCATTGCGAGGTGACGAAAGCTGTATCCGATGCCTATCGGAAGTTGCACTTTTTTGATGTCACACCTCCGCATGATATTGATTTTTACAGTTGTGCTCTGGGAAAGAAATATCCACTGACTTCAGATAATGCGGCAGATGTTATTTTGGCTCAGGCACTCGACACCATAGATTACCCTCAGGTGATTGAACAGCTCTATGCTGATGGTGCGCGTATTTTTCTGGAGGTTGGCCCCGGAACCTCCTGTAGCAGAATGATTGACAGTATCCTTGAAGGGCAACCTCATTTAGCGAGACCGGTTTGTGCTTCGGGGCAGGAGTCGACGACGCAAGTGCTCCGTTTACTCGGTTGTTGTCTTGCTGAACGTACCCCAGTTGATCTGAATAAATTGTATCCTTCGCTGTTCAGCGATTCTCTGCTGAAGGATAAATCGGAACACCGCATTTACGCGACTATTGGTGGCGAGGATTTTGATTTCTCTACCGTTAAAGATACTTTTTTATCTTTGAATCCGGAGGCTTCAGATATTAAAGTTAATGTAGCAGATGAGAATAAAACCGATCATCAGACAGCACCTGAAGCACTGCTTATTCCTGACAGCTCTGCATCTGCTTTAAAGCACTTTCAGCTGAATTTAACGGCCAATATTGAGGCGCATGAATCCTATCTTGCCTTTTCAAAGGCGATGGAAGAAGCATTAACGGATAATATCTCATTGCAAACTTCATTATTGCAGCAGTTGGTTGCCAATGGTGAAAGTGTTCCGTCCTTGTCCTCTTTTGCCCCAGCGTCGGATTTGTCTTCCCCTTCACAAGATCTGGTCAAGGAGAAATCGCTGCCGCCGGTTGCTTTTGATCGGTCCATGTGTATGGAATTTGCTGTCGGATCTGTTGCCAAAATGCTCGGTCCTGATTTTGCTGAAGTGGATAGCTATCCAACTCGGGTCCGTTTGCCGGATGAACCGCTGATGCTGGTGGATCGTATTCTTGAAGTTGAAGGTGTTCCCCGGTCAATGACCCACGGGCGGGTAGTGACAGAACATGACGTTACTGCCGACCGCTGGTATCTGGATGGTGGCCGTATTCCAACCTGTGTCGCTGTCGAAGCCGGACAGGCAGACCTGTTTCTTTCGGGGTATCTGGGGATTGACTTCATCAGTAAGGGAAAAGCCGTTTATCGCCTTCTTGATGCCGTTGTGACTTTCCATAAAGGTTTGCCGGTTGTCGGCGATACAATTCATTACGATATCAAAATTGAAGAATTCTTTCGTCAGGATCAAACCTATCTGTTCCGTTTTAATTTTGAGGGAAGTGTCAATGGGGAACCCCTGCTTTCCATGCGCAACGGCTGTGCCGGATTTTTTACGGCAGAGGACCTGGCAGCAGGAAAAGGGATTGTCCATACCAAGCTTGATCTGGCTCCGCAGCCGGGACGGTTGCCGGAGGACTGGAAGCAACCGCTCCCTTTACAGGTTGAATCCTATGATGAAGCGCAGATCAATGCTTTATATGCAGGAGATTTGCAGACTTGTTTCGGAAATCAGTTTGCGGCTTTGCCCTTTGTTCCATACACGTTGCCGGGAGATAAGCTGAAACTGGTTGACCGGGTCGTGAAACTTGATCCACACGGGGGCCGCTATGGTCTCGGTCAGATCACCGCTGAA
This window of the uncultured Desulfuromusa sp. genome carries:
- a CDS encoding polyketide synthase; this encodes MLHAKSVAIVGVGGLFPSSPTLDRFWDNIVGNVNTSRKPPKDRWLLSADDIYDPQVGAADKVYSQKACFLDDELITTQIPGLDIDPDFLSSLDPMFRLLLRVGQETCSSVSGNKINRSRAGIIVGNLALPTEKSSALARDFLGRTFLEKLSGQKHSLNEQPVAPINHYVAGLPAGLLAKALGFEGTCFTVDAACASSLYAIKLAVDELQSGRADAMLAGGLSRPDSLYTQMGFSQLRALSPNGTCSPFDQSGNGLVVGEGCGLVLLKRVQDALRDGDHIHAVIRGIGLSNDLGGNLLAPASEGQLRAMRAAYQQAGWEPDDVDLIECHATGTPVGDAVEFSSLQQLWKESGRHSGQCVIGSVKANIGHLLTAAGSAAMIKTLLAIKKQTLPPMANFDHPAAGIDLEKSPFRILNKAKRWESRKSGLPRRAAVSAFGFGGINAHLLLEEWIAQDIPKSTVRLHPSFQQKRQPVAIVGMAAQFGPWKNLQEFKHRVLGGVDDYKPETPIHWWGAQNSAWYRQAGFDKADFRGFFIPEVSTVPGEFRIPPKEQEEMLPRQMLMLKIAAAALEDARVSDKDLLFAGVFIGSGLDLNATNFSFRWGLQKYARKWATDLGLHLDEQRFAEWLNKLRDIAGPPLTANRTMGALGSVVASRIAKEFRIGGPSFTLSGEENSGLRALEVGIHSLQEGSINRAIVGAVDLAGDLRSVLSQAGENVSSRGLIGEGAAAVILKRLEDARQDGDRIYAVINGIGSAIGGAIDSHSVAEKSYGKAIDVACQNSNVAANTISYFEADGSGQPVSDTLEIKAIKDVSRQNPHSFRCKIGTVKTEIGHTGAAAGLASLVKTALCLQQRIFPPVNNLNFLNSAQTLVSTGAQYWLHNNADGPRRAMVSGVGGDGSCSHVILEEAGGKSQGENPQEFCRPLGRLPEGLFVIEAPTVEKLVQKIELLRQFSQSHKDHDIDTLARQWFLENPLDPALPHCLSIISDNAENLLSQLTFARQSIEQNPHQSIGVEKDLILNPAARDRIFYSAKPVGVDGKVAFVFPGSGNHYAGMGRELSAFWPEIYRDQDKHNQYLADQYLPEYFWKDELAESTQENHNALVISHVAQCTALNDLLRYFGIQPKMISGYSLGESAGLFSSGAWKNRDGMLQRLQESPLFTDELAGECRAAKRIWGLRPDQSVDWVLGIVNRPAQAVRECLQGKKQVYLLIVNTHRESVIGGHRDQVEQLVSELGCHFITLHGVTTVHCEVTKAVSDAYRKLHFFDVTPPHDIDFYSCALGKKYPLTSDNAADVILAQALDTIDYPQVIEQLYADGARIFLEVGPGTSCSRMIDSILEGQPHLARPVCASGQESTTQVLRLLGCCLAERTPVDLNKLYPSLFSDSLLKDKSEHRIYATIGGEDFDFSTVKDTFLSLNPEASDIKVNVADENKTDHQTAPEALLIPDSSASALKHFQLNLTANIEAHESYLAFSKAMEEALTDNISLQTSLLQQLVANGESVPSLSSFAPASDLSSPSQDLVKEKSLPPVAFDRSMCMEFAVGSVAKMLGPDFAEVDSYPTRVRLPDEPLMLVDRILEVEGVPRSMTHGRVVTEHDVTADRWYLDGGRIPTCVAVEAGQADLFLSGYLGIDFISKGKAVYRLLDAVVTFHKGLPVVGDTIHYDIKIEEFFRQDQTYLFRFNFEGSVNGEPLLSMRNGCAGFFTAEDLAAGKGIVHTKLDLAPQPGRLPEDWKQPLPLQVESYDEAQINALYAGDLQTCFGNQFAALPFVPYTLPGDKLKLVDRVVKLDPHGGRYGLGQITAEMDIHPDDWFLTCHFVDDQVMPGTLMYECCMHTLRIFLLRMGWVGAEGETWCEPVPGVGSGLKCRGQVVATTKTVTYQVSIKELGYRPEPFAIVDALMFADGHPIVEIPSMSVRLAGLDRHKVEALWPEKSSDLMTSQPRKILYDTDRITAFAIGNPSAAFGEPYRIFDHQRKIARLPGPPFQFLDRIVAINGEPWQLVEGVTVTSEYDIPVDAWYFGANRQVNMPFCVLLEIGLQPCGWLAAYLGSALTSETDLSFRNLDGHAIQHRPVTAQSGTLTVDVKITRIAQSGGMIIQAYDFSVSDRQGPVYSGDTVFGFFSKQSLAQQVGVTGSISLSSGADRLRDFRIV